One window of the Dendropsophus ebraccatus isolate aDenEbr1 chromosome 12, aDenEbr1.pat, whole genome shotgun sequence genome contains the following:
- the INTS11 gene encoding integrator complex subunit 11, with product MPEIKVTPLGAGQDVGRSCILVSIGGKNVMLDCGMHMGYNDDRRFPDFSYITQNGRLTEFLDCVIISHFHLDHCGALPYMSEMVGFDGPIYMTHPTKAICPILLEDYRKITVDKKGETNFFTSQMIKDCMKKVVAVNLHQTVQVDDELEIKAYYAGHVLGAAMFLIKVGSESVVYTGDYNMTPDRHLGAAWIDKCRPDLLITESTYATTIRDSKRCRERDFLKKVHESVERGGKVLIPVFALGRAQELCILLETFWERMNLKAPIYFSTGLTEKANHYYKLFITWTNQKIRKTFVQRNMFEFKHIKAFDRAFADNPGPMVVFATPGMLHAGQSLQIFRKWAGNEKNMVIMPGYCVQGTVGHKILSGQRKLEMEGRQTLEVKMQVEYMSFSAHADAKGIMQLIRQAEPRNVLLVHGEAKKMEFLKQKIEQEFRIQCYMPFNGETATIVTNPNIPVDISLGLLKKESALSLVPDAKKPRLMHGTLIMKDNSLRLVSPEQALKEIGLGEHQLRFTCRVHIQDPHKEQETVLRIYNHLKSILKDRSVQHLPDGSIMVESILLQVSTSSDDPSTKDLLISWTYQDEELGSFLTSVLKKGLPQATS from the exons GTGCCGGCCAAGATGTTGGGCGCAGCTGTATCTTGGTTTCTATTGGAGGGAAGAATGTGATGCTGGATTGTGGGATGCACATGGGATACAATGATGAC CGACGGTTCCCAGACTTCTCGTACATCACACAGAATGGCCGTCTGACTGAGTTTCTGGATTGTGTTATTATCAG CCACTTTCACCTGGACCATTGTGGAGCCCTGCCGTACATGAGCGAGATGGTGGGCTTTGATGGACCCATTTACATGACTCACCCTACTAAAGCCATCTGCCCCATCCTGCTGGAGGACTACAGGAAGATCACAGTGGATAAGAAGGGGGAAACAAACTTTTTCACTTCTCAGATGATTAAAGATTGCATGAAGAAAGTAGTGGCTGTGAACCTCCATCAGACTGTGCAG GTTGATGATGAGCTGGAAATTAAGGCTTACTATGCAGGACATGTATTGGGAGCAGCCATGTTCCTGATTAAAGTTGGCTCTGAATCCgttgtatatact GGTGATTACAACATGACTCCAGATCGGCATTTGGG AGCCGCTTGGATAGACAAATGTCGCCCGGATTTGCTCATTACTGAATCCACTTATGCGACCACTATCCGAGATTCCAAGCGTTGccgtgagagagacttcctgaaGAAGGTTCATGAGTCTGTAGAAAGGGGAGGGAAG GTTCTGATTCCTGTTTTTGCACTGGGGAGAGCGCAGGAGCTCTGCATCTTACTGGAAACATTCTG GGAGCGGATGAACCTGAAGGCCCCAATATACTTCTCCACGGGTCTAACGGAGAAGGCGAACCACTACTACAAGCTCTTCATTACCTGGACTAACCAAAAGATCAGGAAGACCTTCGTACAGAGGAACATGTTTGAGTTTAAGCACATCAAGGCCTTCGACAGAGCCTTTGCAGATAACCCTGGTCcaatg GTGGTGTTTGCTACTCCGGGGATGTTACACGCTGGACAGTCTTTGCAGATTTTCCGCAAGTGGGCTGGGAATGAAAAGAATATG GTGATCATGCCCGGTTACTGTGTACAGGGCACAGTGGGACACAAGATCTTAAGTGGCCAGCGTAAACTAGAGATGGAGGGAAGACAGACG CTGGAAGTCAAAATGCAGGTGGAGTACATGTCCTTCAGTGCCCACGCCGATGCCAAGGGTATCATGCAGCTCATTCGCCAGGCAGAGCCCCGGAACGTACTGCTGGTCCACGGTGAAGCCAAAAAGATGGAGTTTCTCAAGCAAAAAATTGAGCAAGAGTTtc GTATCCAGTGTTACATGCCTTTTAATGGTGAGACAGCCACCATTGTCACGAACCCTAACATCCCGGTGGATATCTCATTGGGCCTGCTGAAGAAAGAGAGTGCACTTA GTCTCGTTCCAGATGCCAAGAAGCCCAGACTGATGCATGGGACCCTTATAATGAAAGACAAT AGTTTGCGTCTTGTGTCACCTGAGCAGGCCTTAAAAGAAATCGGTCTGGGTGAGCACCAGCTGAGATTCACCTGTAGGGTGCACATCCAGGACCCTCATAAAGAGCAGGAGACTGTGCTGCGGATATACAACCACCTGAAGAG CATACTCAAGGATCGCTCAGTACAACACCTGCCTGATGGCTCCATCATGGTAGAATCCATCCTTCTTCAGGTCTCTACCAGTTCTGATGACCCCAGTACTAAAGATCTTCTCATATCTTGGACATATCAG GATGAAGAGTTGGGGAGTTTCCTTACATCTGTGCTCAAAAAGGGTTTACCACAAGCGACAAGCTAG